A window of the Dyadobacter pollutisoli genome harbors these coding sequences:
- a CDS encoding alpha-L-fucosidase, whose product MNLKPTIFLLAGLLSASFANAQQHSEQDHSKYIAPTDPLVQQKLSKWQDVKFGLLMHWGTYSQWGIVESWSLCPEDEGWCERRGPHSHDWFEYKKAYEDIAKTFNPVKFNPERWAQAAKGAGMKYVVFTTKHHDGFSMFDSKYTDYKITNTPFKSNPKSNVTKEVLAAFRNQGFMTGTYFSKPDWHTDSYWWPYFPPKDRNVSYDPKKRPEIWNKFKDFTYNQIEELMSDYGSVDILWLDGGWVRPFSSIDPNISWQKNIPYDQDIDMARIAKMARSHQPGLLVVDRTVTGEFENYVTPEQSIPDHYMSIPWESCITMGDSWSYIPKENFKSTQKLVHTLVDIVAKGGNLLLNVAPGPDGEWHEEAYQRLEEIGKWMNVNGEGIYETKPLAPYRQGKWAYTKKGATTYAFYLADAAEKLPASLKPEGLNLPANAKIHFAGNKKALKVKEGAIEVPAKTVAEIGSQPAYLFVIN is encoded by the coding sequence ATGAATCTAAAACCCACAATTTTTCTTCTGGCCGGTCTGCTATCTGCCAGCTTTGCGAATGCGCAACAGCATTCGGAACAAGACCATTCCAAATACATCGCCCCCACCGACCCGCTGGTACAGCAGAAACTGAGCAAATGGCAGGACGTAAAATTCGGCCTCCTCATGCACTGGGGAACGTATAGCCAGTGGGGGATCGTAGAATCTTGGTCCCTATGCCCGGAAGACGAGGGCTGGTGCGAGCGCAGAGGACCGCATTCACATGACTGGTTTGAATACAAAAAAGCTTACGAGGACATTGCCAAGACATTCAACCCCGTCAAATTTAACCCTGAAAGATGGGCGCAGGCAGCGAAAGGCGCTGGCATGAAATATGTGGTTTTCACGACGAAGCACCACGACGGATTTTCAATGTTCGATTCCAAATACACGGATTACAAAATCACGAACACGCCATTTAAGTCCAATCCCAAAAGTAATGTGACCAAGGAAGTACTGGCCGCATTCCGCAACCAGGGCTTTATGACAGGTACTTATTTCTCCAAACCCGACTGGCATACCGACTCCTACTGGTGGCCTTACTTCCCACCAAAAGACCGCAATGTGTCCTACGACCCTAAAAAGCGGCCTGAGATTTGGAACAAGTTCAAGGATTTCACTTATAATCAGATTGAGGAATTAATGTCCGATTACGGCTCCGTGGACATTCTCTGGCTGGACGGTGGCTGGGTTCGCCCATTCAGCTCCATTGATCCCAATATCAGCTGGCAGAAAAACATTCCTTATGATCAGGACATTGACATGGCACGTATCGCTAAAATGGCGAGGTCGCATCAGCCTGGCCTGCTCGTGGTGGACCGCACCGTGACCGGAGAGTTTGAAAATTATGTAACGCCCGAGCAATCCATTCCCGATCACTATATGTCGATTCCCTGGGAGTCGTGTATTACCATGGGTGATTCCTGGTCTTACATCCCGAAAGAAAACTTCAAATCTACCCAGAAACTGGTTCATACCCTGGTCGACATCGTTGCCAAAGGTGGTAACCTGCTGCTGAATGTAGCTCCCGGCCCGGACGGAGAGTGGCATGAGGAGGCTTATCAGCGACTGGAAGAAATAGGCAAATGGATGAATGTCAATGGAGAAGGTATTTATGAAACCAAGCCCTTGGCACCTTACCGCCAGGGCAAATGGGCGTATACCAAAAAAGGAGCTACTACTTACGCTTTCTACCTTGCTGATGCCGCGGAAAAACTGCCAGCCAGCCTTAAACCGGAAGGTCTGAACCTGCCTGCCAATGCGAAAATCCATTTTGCAGGAAACAAAAAAGCATTGAAAGTGAAAGAAGGAGCCATTGAAGTCCCAGCGAAAACAGTAGCAGAAATTGGCTCGCAGCCGGCTTACTTGTTTGTGATCAACTAG
- a CDS encoding type II toxin-antitoxin system RelE family toxin: MVVLYVKRFQKDLKGAHKNVQKRVFEVIEKLENAQSLETSGVDCKKMEGQKSGEHYYRIRVGDWRIGIEYIHPDVTLLRVLSRGDMYKSFPPKS, from the coding sequence ATGGTAGTTCTTTATGTTAAACGTTTTCAGAAAGACCTCAAAGGCGCCCATAAAAATGTACAGAAAAGGGTTTTTGAAGTCATAGAGAAATTGGAAAACGCCCAAAGCCTGGAAACTTCCGGCGTCGATTGCAAAAAAATGGAAGGGCAAAAGAGCGGCGAACATTACTACCGGATCCGGGTGGGTGATTGGCGCATCGGAATAGAATACATTCACCCTGACGTTACTTTGTTAAGAGTACTAAGCCGGGGTGATATGTATAAGTCATTTCCGCCCAAATCCTAG
- a CDS encoding isoaspartyl peptidase/L-asparaginase family protein, with amino-acid sequence MKSNRRSFLRLSAIALPFTRINTMFGKTTVNKPLLISTWDSGQIANGAAWPVLEKGGTALDAVEQAAIAIENDINCCVGLGGNPDRDGHVTLDACIMDDKANCGAVAFMERIKHPVSVARKLMETTPHVFLAGVGAQQFALANGFKLESDKLSPDAEKSYKEWLKKAEYKPVINIEHQQSHPKGHGPFAPARLEDGSFNHDTMGTLALDAKGNLSGMCTTSGMGFKMRGRVGDSPIIGAGLFVDNEIGAATSSGQGEEVIRVCGTHLVVEFMRSGLSPEEACKKAVERIVKPNPERAKTFQVGFIAVNKQGEVGAYSVQKGFNYTVTEKGGKGVVINAKSYFA; translated from the coding sequence ATGAAATCCAATCGCCGTTCCTTTCTGCGCCTGTCAGCCATAGCACTTCCATTTACAAGGATCAATACCATGTTTGGTAAAACCACTGTAAATAAGCCGCTTCTCATTTCAACCTGGGACAGCGGCCAGATTGCCAACGGTGCCGCCTGGCCAGTATTGGAAAAAGGTGGTACTGCGCTGGATGCGGTGGAGCAGGCAGCCATAGCCATTGAAAACGACATCAACTGCTGTGTAGGCCTGGGCGGAAATCCTGACCGTGACGGCCATGTGACCCTCGATGCCTGCATTATGGACGACAAAGCCAATTGTGGGGCGGTAGCATTTATGGAGAGGATCAAGCACCCTGTCTCGGTGGCGAGAAAGCTCATGGAAACAACCCCGCACGTGTTTCTGGCCGGTGTGGGAGCGCAACAGTTTGCACTAGCCAACGGCTTCAAGCTTGAATCGGACAAACTGTCCCCGGATGCAGAGAAATCATATAAAGAATGGCTAAAAAAAGCAGAATACAAGCCCGTTATCAACATTGAACATCAGCAATCTCACCCAAAAGGACACGGCCCGTTTGCGCCTGCGCGATTGGAAGACGGCTCGTTCAACCATGATACCATGGGTACATTGGCGCTGGATGCGAAGGGAAACCTGTCGGGAATGTGTACGACCAGTGGTATGGGTTTCAAAATGCGTGGCAGGGTCGGAGATTCCCCAATCATTGGTGCAGGGCTTTTTGTAGATAATGAAATAGGCGCTGCTACCTCGTCAGGGCAAGGTGAAGAAGTGATCAGGGTTTGCGGAACGCACCTGGTAGTGGAGTTTATGCGCTCCGGACTTTCGCCGGAAGAAGCTTGCAAGAAAGCGGTAGAACGAATTGTAAAACCTAATCCCGAGCGTGCCAAAACGTTCCAGGTTGGCTTCATAGCAGTCAACAAGCAAGGTGAAGTAGGCGCATATTCTGTTCAGAAAGGCTTCAATTATACGGTTACCGAGAAGGGCGGTAAAGGTGTAGTGATTAATGCAAAAAGTTATTTTGCCTGA